The Cinclus cinclus chromosome 3, bCinCin1.1, whole genome shotgun sequence genome has a window encoding:
- the NDUFAF7 gene encoding protein arginine methyltransferase NDUFAF7, mitochondrial, which produces MALPLARRALLAGRRRLPRPAARGGRGAPLSPPVPTAPAAARLCSGAGGEAEAAGGDGAMLRHLARKLRASGPVTVAEYMREALTNPGQGYYTRRGGVGESGDFITSPEISQVFGELIGIWYISEWMAMGKPNTFQLVELGPGRGTLTEDILRVFKQLTSVLSKCDVSVHLVEVSPKLSEIQAVMLTGGKVQPNPEDESAYMKGISKTGIPIFWYRDIQDVPPGYSFYLAHEFFDALPIHKFQQTEKGWREVLVDVDPEVPDQLRFVLSPSRTPATQNFIQPEETRDHVEVCPEAGVIVQRLASRIEKDGGAALVADYGHDGTKTDTFRGFRNHKLHDVLSAPGTADLTADVDFSYLRKMTQGKTATLGPIKQREFLKNMGIDLRLQVLLQNSSDTATREQLLHSYDMLMNPEKMGDCFNFFALLPHHRLVHPDKKEKPESKSPLPPVAGFNELLLK; this is translated from the exons ATGGCGCTACCGCTCGCGCGCCGGGCGCTCCTGGCGGGCCGCCGGCGGCTTCCCCGTCCTGCTGCCCGCGGTGGCCGTGGggcccctctgtccccccctGTGCCCACGGCTCCGGCGGCGGCGCGGCTGTGCTCGGGCGCGGGGGGCGAGGCGGAGGCGGCCGGCGGGGACGGGGCGATGCTGCGGCACCTGGCGCGCAAGCTGCGGGCCAGCGGGCCGGTCACGGTGGCCGAGTACATGCGGGAGGCGCTCACCAACCCCGGGCAG GGTTACTACACGCGCCGCGGCGGCGTCGGCGAGAGCGGAGACTTCATCACCTCGCCCGAAATAAGTCAGGTGTTCGGAGAG TTAATAGGAATATGGTACATTAGTGAATGGATGGCCATGGGCAAACCGAACACCTTCCAGCTGGTGGAGCTGGGCCCAGGGAGGGGCACCCTCACTGAGGACATACTGCGG GTCTTCAAGCAGCTCACCTCCGTTCTTAGTAAATGTGATGTCTCTGTTCATCTGGTAGAAGTGAGCCCCAAACTCAGCGAGATCCAAGCAGTGATGCTGACAGGAGGGAAGGTGCAGCCAAACCCTGAGGATGAGTCTGCTTACATGAAAGGCATTAGCAAGACTGGAATTCCCATATTTTGGTACAGAGACATTCAAGATGTGCCACCAG GTTACAGCTTTTACCTCGCACATGAGTTCTTTGATGCCCTGCCAATACATAAGTTTCAG CAAACAGAGAAAGGCTGGCGTGAGGTGTTGGTTGACGTTGATCCAGAAGTTCCTGACCAGTTGCGGTTTGTTCTGTCACCATCCAGGACCCCTGCGACACAAAACTTTATTCAG CCAGAAGAAACAAGAGACCACGTGGAAGTGTGTCCTGAGGCTGGTGTCATTGTGCAGAGGCTTGCCTCTCGGATAGAGAAGGATGGTGGGGCTGCTCTGGTTGCGGATTACGGCCACGACGGAACCAAAACCGACACTTTCCGG GGTTTCCGGAATCACAAACTTCACGATGTGCTGAGTGCTCCAGGTACAGCAGACCTGACAGCAGATGTTGATTTCAGCTACCTTCGAAAGATGACACAGGGAAAAACTGCAACGTTAGGCCCCATAAAACAACGGGAGTTTTTAAAGAACATGGGCATTGACCTCCGACTGCAG gtgctCTTGCAGAATTCTAGTGATACAGCAACTCGTGAGCAGTTACTACACAGCTATGATATGCTGATGAATCCCGAGAAGATGGgagattgttttaatttttttgcccTGCTGCCTCACCACAGACTTGTACATCCTGACAAGAAAGAGAAGCCAGAATCAAAGTCTCCCTTACCACCTGTTGCTGGATTTAATGAGCTGTTACTAAAGTAA